A DNA window from Bacteroides cellulosilyticus contains the following coding sequences:
- a CDS encoding leucine-rich repeat domain-containing protein — protein sequence MKLKRTLATIMLTACTYAAIAQNAGTPANNKTFFVAKPGTLVSMLTEDEANSVTHLTLTGKLNAIDFKHLRDEFKNLKVLDISNASISTYAGKSGTYPDRFYIYPPNCVPAYAFCQQTSDSTFTGKATLQKIILSEKIKNIEDAAFKGCENLKICQLRKKTAPNLLPAALADSITAIFVPLGSSDSYRGKKHWETFAVIEGEPVEAFVQVGLMGSLASELVAAGLQPKDVNFLTVEGKLDEADFTVIRDYMPNLVAVDLSKSNTTVIPEYTFTQKKDLLRIQLPKGLKSIGQRAFSGCGRLCGTLELPAGVTAIEYGAFMGCDNLRYVVATGNKITTLGDSLFGEDGRNKLIYK from the coding sequence ATGAAACTAAAACGAACATTAGCCACTATAATGCTGACTGCATGTACTTACGCAGCAATTGCCCAAAATGCAGGCACACCAGCTAATAATAAAACTTTTTTTGTAGCCAAGCCCGGCACTCTGGTATCCATGCTCACTGAGGATGAAGCCAACAGCGTCACCCATCTTACATTGACCGGAAAACTAAATGCCATTGACTTCAAACATCTGCGCGATGAATTCAAGAATCTGAAAGTGCTGGATATCTCCAACGCATCCATCAGTACATACGCAGGCAAAAGCGGCACTTACCCCGACCGTTTCTATATTTATCCGCCCAACTGTGTACCGGCTTATGCATTCTGCCAGCAGACCAGCGACAGTACTTTCACCGGAAAAGCAACTCTCCAGAAAATTATTCTTTCAGAGAAAATCAAGAACATAGAAGACGCGGCCTTCAAGGGTTGCGAAAATCTGAAAATATGCCAGTTGAGAAAGAAGACTGCTCCCAACCTATTACCGGCCGCCTTGGCAGATAGCATAACGGCCATTTTCGTTCCGTTGGGTAGCAGCGACTCCTACCGTGGCAAGAAGCATTGGGAAACCTTTGCCGTGATAGAGGGAGAACCTGTAGAGGCTTTCGTACAAGTAGGCTTAATGGGAAGTCTTGCCAGTGAATTAGTGGCTGCGGGCTTGCAACCGAAAGATGTGAATTTCCTGACCGTAGAAGGAAAACTGGACGAAGCTGACTTCACCGTAATACGTGATTATATGCCCAATCTTGTGGCTGTTGATCTGAGCAAAAGTAACACTACGGTTATTCCCGAATATACTTTTACCCAGAAAAAAGATCTGTTGCGCATCCAGCTTCCCAAAGGTTTGAAAAGTATCGGACAACGTGCATTCAGTGGATGCGGTCGCTTGTGCGGTACGCTTGAATTGCCAGCCGGAGTGACTGCCATCGAATATGGTGCATTTATGGGATGTGACAACCTGCGTTATGTAGTAGCTACAGGAAACAAGATTACGACTTTGGGGGATAGCCTGTTCGGAGAGGACGGGAGGAATAAGCTGATTTATAAGTGA
- a CDS encoding ABC-F family ATP-binding cassette domain-containing protein, producing the protein MITVSNVSVQFGKRVLFNDVNLKFTSGNCYGIIGANGAGKSTFLRAISGDLDPTTGSIMLGPGERLSVLSQDHFKWDALTVMDTVMMGHTVLWDIMKQREVLYAKEDFTDEDGLKVSELEERFAELDGWNAESDAAALLSGLGIKEDKHYVLMGDLSGKEKVRVMLAQALFGNPDNLLLDEPTNDLDMETVMWLEDYLANFEHTVLVVSHDRHFLDSVCTHTVDIDYGKINLFAGNYSFWYESSQLALRQQQNQKAKAEEKKKELEEFIRRFSANVAKSKQTTSRKKMLEKLNVEEIKPSSRKYPGIIFTPEREPGNQILEVSGLTKTLEDGTVLFRDVNFNIEKGDKVVFLSRDPRAMTSLFEIINEEMKPDAGTFSWGVTITTAYLPLDNTQYFNTDLNLVDWLSQFGEGNEVYMKSFLGRMLFSGEEVLKKASVLSGGEKMRCMIARMQLRNANCLILDTPTNHLDLESIQAFNNNLKTYRGNILFSSHDHEFIQTVANRIIELTPNGIIDKMMEYDEYITSDHIKELRAKMYS; encoded by the coding sequence ATGATTACAGTCTCTAATGTTTCCGTACAGTTTGGAAAAAGGGTGTTATTTAATGATGTAAACCTGAAGTTTACAAGTGGAAACTGCTATGGTATTATCGGTGCCAATGGTGCCGGAAAATCTACCTTCTTGCGTGCTATATCCGGTGATTTGGACCCTACGACCGGTTCTATTATGTTAGGTCCGGGTGAACGCCTCTCCGTATTAAGTCAGGACCACTTTAAGTGGGATGCACTTACGGTAATGGATACCGTGATGATGGGGCATACTGTTTTGTGGGATATCATGAAACAGCGAGAAGTGCTTTATGCCAAAGAAGATTTCACGGATGAGGACGGTTTGAAGGTTTCCGAATTGGAAGAAAGATTTGCGGAACTGGACGGCTGGAATGCAGAAAGCGATGCGGCGGCTTTGTTGAGCGGTCTGGGCATTAAAGAAGATAAGCATTATGTGCTGATGGGTGACCTCAGCGGTAAGGAGAAGGTACGTGTGATGCTGGCACAGGCTTTGTTCGGTAATCCGGATAACTTGTTGCTGGATGAGCCTACCAATGACCTGGATATGGAAACCGTGATGTGGCTGGAAGATTATCTGGCTAATTTTGAACATACGGTGTTGGTTGTGAGTCACGACCGTCACTTCCTCGACTCTGTCTGTACGCACACGGTAGACATTGACTATGGTAAGATTAACCTGTTTGCCGGTAACTATAGTTTCTGGTATGAATCAAGCCAGTTAGCTCTGCGTCAGCAACAGAACCAGAAGGCTAAGGCAGAAGAGAAGAAGAAAGAGTTGGAAGAATTTATTCGCCGTTTCAGTGCCAATGTGGCGAAGAGCAAGCAGACTACCAGCCGTAAGAAGATGTTGGAGAAACTGAATGTGGAAGAAATCAAGCCTTCTTCGCGTAAGTATCCGGGCATTATCTTTACTCCCGAGCGCGAACCGGGTAACCAGATTCTGGAAGTTTCCGGACTGACCAAGACTTTGGAAGACGGCACTGTGCTTTTCCGCGATGTAAACTTCAATATAGAGAAAGGGGATAAGGTGGTATTCCTTTCCCGCGATCCCCGTGCCATGACTTCATTGTTCGAGATTATAAATGAAGAAATGAAGCCGGATGCAGGAACTTTCAGTTGGGGTGTCACTATTACTACGGCATACTTGCCGCTGGATAATACTCAATATTTCAATACGGATCTGAATCTGGTGGACTGGTTGAGCCAGTTTGGTGAAGGAAATGAAGTTTATATGAAGAGTTTCCTGGGTCGTATGCTGTTCTCCGGTGAAGAGGTTTTGAAGAAAGCAAGTGTGCTGTCGGGAGGTGAAAAGATGCGTTGTATGATTGCCCGTATGCAGTTGCGCAATGCCAACTGTCTGATTTTAGATACTCCTACCAATCATCTTGATTTGGAGTCCATCCAGGCATTCAATAATAACTTGAAGACGTATAGAGGTAATATCCTGTTCTCTTCTCATGACCACGAGTTCATACAGACCGTTGCCAACCGTATTATTGAGCTGACTCCGAACGGTATTATTGATAAGATGATGGAATATGACGAATACATCACTTCTGACCATATTAAGGAATTAAGAGCTAAGATGTACAGTTAA
- the dnaJ gene encoding molecular chaperone DnaJ: MEKRDYYEVLEVEKTASVEEIKKAYRKKAIQYHPDKNPGDKVAEEKFKEAAEAYDVLSNADKRARYDQFGHAGMSGAAGNGGPFGGFSEGMSMDDIFSMFGDIFGGRGGGFGGGFSGFGGGFGSGSSQRPRFRGSDLRVKVKLNLKEISTGVEKKFKLKKYVACDHCHGSGAEGNGGSETCSTCKGSGTVIRNQQTILGTMQTRATCPTCGGEGKIIKNKCKVCAGEGIVYGEEVVSVNIPKGVMEGMQLSMGGKGNAGKHNGVPGDLLILVEEEQDKELIRDENDLIYNLLLSFPTAALGGAVEIPTIDGKVKVKIESGTQPGKVLRLRGKGLPSVNGYGTGDLLVNVSVYVPETLNKDEKKALEEMESSDNFKPNTSIKEKIFKKFKSLFD; encoded by the coding sequence ATGGAAAAAAGAGATTACTACGAAGTACTGGAAGTCGAAAAGACAGCATCGGTAGAAGAAATTAAGAAAGCCTACCGCAAAAAAGCCATTCAATATCATCCTGACAAGAACCCGGGTGACAAAGTGGCGGAAGAAAAATTCAAAGAAGCGGCAGAAGCCTACGATGTACTAAGCAATGCGGACAAGCGTGCCCGTTATGACCAGTTCGGTCATGCCGGAATGAGTGGCGCTGCCGGAAACGGTGGACCGTTCGGCGGTTTCAGCGAGGGCATGTCTATGGATGATATCTTCTCTATGTTCGGAGATATTTTCGGTGGACGTGGCGGTGGCTTCGGAGGCGGATTCAGTGGTTTCGGAGGCGGATTCGGAAGCGGAAGTTCACAACGCCCGCGTTTCCGTGGTTCGGATTTGCGCGTAAAAGTAAAACTGAATCTGAAAGAGATTTCTACCGGAGTAGAAAAGAAATTCAAACTGAAAAAGTACGTTGCATGTGATCACTGTCACGGTTCAGGGGCTGAGGGTAACGGTGGTTCGGAAACCTGCTCGACCTGTAAAGGTAGCGGTACGGTAATCCGTAACCAACAGACAATTCTTGGCACGATGCAGACACGTGCCACCTGTCCGACTTGTGGCGGTGAAGGTAAAATCATCAAGAATAAGTGTAAGGTATGTGCCGGAGAAGGTATCGTTTACGGCGAAGAAGTGGTAAGCGTAAATATTCCTAAAGGCGTAATGGAAGGCATGCAGCTTTCTATGGGCGGCAAAGGAAATGCCGGAAAACACAACGGCGTTCCGGGCGACTTGCTGATTCTTGTAGAAGAGGAACAAGACAAAGAACTGATTCGCGACGAAAATGACTTGATTTACAACCTGCTTCTCAGCTTCCCGACAGCCGCTTTAGGTGGTGCGGTAGAAATACCAACCATTGACGGAAAGGTGAAAGTAAAGATCGAATCGGGTACACAGCCGGGCAAAGTGCTCCGCCTACGCGGAAAAGGTCTGCCAAGTGTAAACGGATACGGTACGGGAGATTTATTGGTAAATGTCAGCGTATATGTACCGGAAACGCTTAACAAAGACGAGAAAAAAGCACTTGAAGAAATGGAAAGCTCGGATAACTTCAAGCCCAATACTTCGATTAAGGAAAAGATTTTCAAGAAGTTCAAGAGTTTGTTTGACTAA
- a CDS encoding zinc-dependent metalloprotease, which produces MRLKTILLTTVATGALMCEPVMAYAVDSTPDSMGWFRKKKKSEPNDSVKSKNEYEKLTGDGSIIHRGMFNVYQKKNDYYFEVPANLLGRDMLVVNKLQRVPSELNEAGVNRGTNYENQMVRFEQDKATNKLLIRQSRPLPLAPAGDAISQSVRDNYISPLIAGFKIEAFNNDSTTMVIKVNDIYDGTETSINNVFTNINLGTSSIKNLSRILSIKAFENNVVATSELTTKVTEGTTSVYVTVEVSSSLMLLPETPMTGRLDNARVGYFTNPLLSYSDGQQRVSKQQFITRWRLEPKSEDRERYLRGELVEPAKPIVFYIENSTPYRWRKYIKQGIEDWQVAFERAGFKNAIIAKEITDSMTVDMDDVNYSVLTYAASTKANAMGPSILDPRSGEILEADIMWWHNVLNMLQEWITVQTGTVRPEARGIKLSDELMGDAMRFVACHEVGHSLGLRHNMMGSWAFPTDSLRSKSFTDRMNSTSSSIMDYARFNYVAQPGDGITALSPHIGPYDIFAIEYGYRWYGKENPEEEKDLLYDFLSRHTDRLYKYSEAQDVRDAVDPRAQNEDLGDDAVRSSQYGIANLKRIVPEIIKWTTTGEKGQTYEEASRLYYAVINQWNNYLYHVLANIGGIYIENTIVGDGQKTYTFVEKEKQQAALKFLLDEVLTYPKWLFDTEVGEYTYLLRNTPLGVVENAPTQILKNAQSYILWDLLSNNRLVRMLENEAVNGKKAFTAVELMDGLHRSIFATTERGALPDVMTRTLQKNFLDALITAAAESEGVKINKKLMDNHFLLDNQLPLCSCDEHAHRSLDADRMGARRELNFYGSQLNRISDAISVKRGELLRIKDLLQSRLGTSDVATKYHYKDMILRINTALGL; this is translated from the coding sequence ATGAGACTAAAAACAATTCTGCTAACTACAGTGGCTACAGGCGCCTTGATGTGTGAACCTGTGATGGCGTATGCTGTAGATTCTACACCCGATTCTATGGGATGGTTCCGAAAGAAAAAGAAGAGTGAACCAAACGACAGTGTTAAATCCAAAAACGAGTACGAGAAACTGACCGGAGACGGTAGCATCATTCACCGTGGTATGTTCAATGTGTACCAGAAAAAGAACGACTATTATTTTGAGGTACCGGCGAACTTACTGGGCAGGGATATGTTGGTAGTGAACAAGCTCCAACGCGTTCCTTCCGAACTAAACGAGGCCGGAGTGAACCGTGGTACGAATTATGAAAACCAAATGGTACGCTTCGAACAGGATAAGGCTACGAATAAGTTGCTTATCCGTCAAAGCCGCCCTCTCCCCCTCGCTCCTGCCGGAGACGCAATCAGCCAGTCAGTACGTGACAACTACATCTCGCCATTGATAGCCGGCTTCAAGATTGAGGCATTCAATAATGACTCTACGACGATGGTTATCAAGGTGAATGATATTTATGATGGAACGGAGACGAGTATCAACAACGTATTTACCAATATTAATCTGGGAACGTCTTCCATCAAAAATCTTTCGCGTATTCTTTCCATCAAAGCATTCGAGAATAATGTAGTGGCCACGTCCGAGCTGACAACGAAAGTGACCGAAGGAACAACTTCCGTCTACGTAACCGTTGAAGTTAGTTCTTCACTGATGCTACTGCCGGAAACACCTATGACCGGTAGACTGGATAATGCCCGTGTAGGCTATTTTACCAATCCTTTGCTCAGCTATAGCGACGGACAACAACGGGTCAGCAAGCAACAGTTCATTACCCGCTGGCGTCTGGAGCCTAAATCGGAAGACCGCGAACGTTATCTGCGTGGCGAATTGGTAGAACCGGCTAAACCGATTGTATTTTATATAGAAAACTCTACTCCGTATCGTTGGCGTAAGTATATCAAACAAGGTATTGAAGACTGGCAAGTGGCATTTGAACGTGCCGGATTCAAAAATGCCATTATCGCTAAAGAGATCACCGACAGCATGACGGTAGATATGGATGATGTGAATTACTCCGTACTGACCTATGCAGCCTCCACCAAAGCAAACGCTATGGGACCGTCTATTCTGGACCCCCGATCAGGGGAAATCCTGGAAGCGGATATCATGTGGTGGCACAATGTACTGAATATGCTTCAGGAATGGATTACCGTACAAACAGGTACTGTACGCCCGGAAGCCCGCGGCATCAAGTTATCCGATGAACTGATGGGAGACGCCATGCGTTTTGTAGCCTGCCACGAAGTAGGTCACTCTTTAGGGTTACGCCACAATATGATGGGATCATGGGCATTCCCCACCGATTCCTTACGCTCCAAGTCATTCACCGACCGGATGAATTCGACCTCTTCTTCCATCATGGATTATGCCCGTTTCAACTACGTGGCACAACCCGGTGACGGAATAACCGCTCTTTCACCGCATATCGGTCCTTACGATATCTTTGCCATCGAATACGGTTACCGTTGGTATGGAAAAGAAAATCCGGAAGAAGAAAAGGATTTACTTTATGATTTCCTGAGCCGCCATACCGACCGTCTGTATAAATACAGCGAAGCGCAGGATGTGCGTGATGCCGTAGATCCCCGTGCACAGAACGAAGATCTGGGTGATGATGCTGTACGTTCTTCCCAATATGGTATTGCAAACCTGAAGCGGATCGTTCCCGAAATTATAAAATGGACGACGACCGGAGAAAAAGGACAGACTTATGAAGAAGCTTCCCGCTTATACTATGCCGTAATCAATCAATGGAATAACTATCTGTATCATGTACTCGCCAACATCGGTGGTATCTATATAGAAAATACAATTGTGGGTGACGGACAGAAGACTTATACTTTTGTAGAAAAAGAAAAGCAACAAGCTGCCCTGAAGTTTTTGCTGGATGAAGTGCTGACTTATCCGAAGTGGTTATTCGACACAGAAGTAGGTGAATATACCTATCTGCTTCGTAACACTCCGCTGGGTGTTGTAGAAAATGCACCGACGCAGATATTGAAGAATGCCCAGTCCTATATTCTGTGGGATCTTTTATCCAACAACCGCCTGGTACGTATGCTTGAAAACGAAGCGGTAAATGGTAAAAAGGCTTTTACTGCCGTAGAACTGATGGATGGTTTACATCGCAGCATTTTTGCCACAACGGAACGGGGAGCATTGCCTGACGTCATGACACGCACCTTGCAGAAAAACTTCCTGGATGCCTTGATTACAGCCGCTGCCGAAAGCGAAGGAGTAAAAATCAACAAGAAGTTAATGGACAATCATTTCCTGCTGGATAACCAGTTACCGCTTTGCAGTTGTGATGAACATGCTCATCGCTCGTTGGATGCAGACCGGATGGGTGCCCGTCGCGAATTGAACTTCTACGGCTCTCAACTGAACCGCATCTCAGATGCCATTTCCGTGAAGCGAGGTGAACTGTTGCGGATCAAGGATCTGCTTCAAAGTCGCCTGGGAACATCAGATGTGGCAACCAAATATCATTATAAAGACATGATTCTCCGTATTAACACGGCATTAGGACTTTAA
- a CDS encoding nucleotide exchange factor GrpE, whose protein sequence is MKTNPFYKYNKNRNMDPKEKENINEEELMSEATQDEATENEEIQEEDAQDSAAPAEEEKLAQELEEANKVIEEQKDKYLRLSAEFDNYRKRTMKEKAELILNGAEKTISSILPIVDDFERALKNMETATDVAAVKEGVELIYNKFMSVLGQDGVKVIETKDKPLDTDFHEAIAVIPAPDKSLKGKILDCVQTGYTLNDKVIRHAKVVVGE, encoded by the coding sequence ATGAAAACAAATCCTTTTTACAAGTATAATAAGAATAGAAATATGGACCCGAAAGAAAAAGAAAACATCAACGAAGAAGAGTTAATGTCCGAAGCTACGCAGGATGAAGCCACGGAAAATGAAGAAATTCAAGAGGAGGACGCACAGGACAGTGCAGCTCCGGCAGAAGAGGAAAAGCTTGCCCAGGAACTAGAAGAAGCAAACAAAGTGATAGAAGAGCAGAAAGATAAATATCTGCGCCTCTCCGCCGAGTTTGACAACTACCGCAAACGTACCATGAAGGAAAAGGCCGAGCTGATTCTGAACGGTGCCGAAAAAACCATCAGCAGCATTCTTCCTATTGTAGACGACTTCGAACGCGCTCTGAAAAACATGGAAACTGCCACAGACGTAGCAGCCGTGAAAGAAGGAGTGGAATTGATTTATAATAAGTTCATGTCTGTATTGGGACAGGACGGTGTGAAGGTGATTGAGACCAAAGACAAACCTCTTGACACCGATTTTCACGAAGCAATTGCCGTTATCCCTGCACCGGACAAATCCTTGAAGGGAAAAATTCTGGATTGCGTACAGACCGGCTACACGCTAAACGACAAAGTAATCCGCCATGCCAAAGTGGTGGTAGGAGAATAA